From Rubrivirga sp. SAORIC476, a single genomic window includes:
- a CDS encoding DnaJ C-terminal domain-containing protein, which yields MPEVTDYYHLLGVPETASPDAIKRAYRSLARDSHPDRNPHDPEAEERFKQIQRAYQVLSDAARRAQYDHVRHAALGNLGGGLDGRVQPNVGWPFEPVEGYDPLTALFFGDEPSSATRPVRGADVEAQVKLTFDQALRGGTTEVRLADGQTVRLTVPKGVRSGLKVRVRNRGRVGSAGDHGDLYVTFRVDVVARFRREGDNLHVIETVSALEAILGTTRSITNAYGQTMKVHIPPGTQPGERLRLRGQGVETATRRGDLFVEVQVTVPRSLTDAQREALAACARDSGLI from the coding sequence ATGCCTGAAGTTACCGACTACTACCACCTGCTCGGTGTCCCCGAGACCGCGTCGCCAGACGCGATCAAGCGGGCGTATCGGTCGCTGGCACGGGACTCTCACCCCGACCGCAATCCGCACGACCCGGAGGCCGAGGAGCGATTCAAGCAGATCCAACGCGCCTATCAGGTGCTGTCAGACGCGGCACGGCGTGCTCAGTACGATCACGTCCGCCACGCTGCCCTCGGCAATCTCGGCGGTGGTCTCGACGGTCGCGTCCAGCCGAACGTCGGGTGGCCGTTCGAGCCGGTCGAGGGCTATGACCCGCTCACTGCGCTGTTCTTCGGTGACGAGCCGAGTTCTGCCACGAGGCCCGTCCGCGGTGCCGACGTCGAGGCGCAGGTCAAGCTGACCTTCGACCAGGCGCTACGCGGAGGCACCACCGAGGTCCGACTGGCCGATGGACAAACCGTCCGGCTGACCGTCCCGAAGGGCGTCCGCTCGGGCCTGAAGGTCCGTGTGCGGAACCGCGGGCGCGTCGGCTCGGCGGGCGACCACGGCGACCTGTACGTGACGTTCCGCGTCGACGTGGTGGCGCGGTTCCGACGCGAAGGAGACAACCTCCATGTCATCGAGACGGTATCGGCGCTGGAGGCCATCCTCGGCACGACCCGGTCGATCACGAACGCCTACGGCCAGACGATGAAGGTTCACATCCCGCCGGGGACCCAGCCGGGCGAGCGCCTTCGGCTGCGCGGCCAGGGGGTTGAGACGGCCACGCGCCGGGGCGACCTGTTCGTGGAGGTGCAGGTGACCGTGCCACGGTCGCTTACGGACGCCCAGCGCGAGGCCCTCGCTGCGTGCGCACGCGACTCCGGCCTGATCTAG
- a CDS encoding 1-acyl-sn-glycerol-3-phosphate acyltransferase, with translation MPDAAALPLQYRLLRGIVRAVVRLFFRKVAVAGTHHVPTDRGGLLVAWHPNGLIDPALILSTVPGRIVFGARDGLLRWPVVGAMMRGLGTVPIYRSIDQEGMSPDERRAANARSLGALAEEIAGGSFSALFPEGTSHDQPHLAEIRAGAARLYLQAREQTPPGQPPPVVVPVGLHYEDKDTFRTDVLVAFHRPLDLDALGLDAPAAESGADAAHRLTEAIEDALERAVHPTASWELHALMHRARTLIACEAARRRGEHVAPETVVSRTTGFAQIWEGYQIRTETHPEEIEALRRDITTYHESLRQLGLDDADLDRPPRLGSSVLVAGAVLQASAVVLLLPPLLVIGFLVNTPPYWLLKGLARLASKAEKDTATVKIFGGLVLFPLAWAIAGVLAGLGVVKMHTLMPGLPDTPVIVGLGVAALSIAGGVAALLYSEIAVGAWRGLRVRIARWRHHHQLDGLRQRRADLHDRFLNLADGLHLPTSVIPGPPR, from the coding sequence ATGCCCGACGCCGCCGCTCTTCCGCTTCAGTACCGCCTCCTCCGAGGGATCGTTCGGGCCGTCGTCCGGCTGTTCTTCCGCAAGGTCGCCGTCGCGGGCACCCACCACGTGCCGACGGACCGTGGCGGGTTGCTCGTCGCGTGGCACCCGAACGGGCTTATCGACCCCGCCCTCATCCTGTCGACGGTCCCAGGCCGCATCGTGTTCGGCGCGCGGGATGGGCTCCTTCGCTGGCCAGTCGTCGGAGCGATGATGCGCGGCCTGGGGACGGTGCCCATCTACCGCTCCATCGACCAGGAGGGCATGTCGCCTGACGAGCGCCGCGCTGCGAATGCTCGAAGCCTGGGCGCGCTGGCCGAGGAGATCGCGGGCGGCTCGTTCTCGGCGCTGTTTCCCGAGGGCACCAGTCACGACCAGCCGCACCTCGCCGAGATCCGAGCCGGGGCGGCGCGTCTCTACCTCCAGGCGCGCGAGCAGACGCCTCCTGGCCAGCCGCCGCCGGTCGTCGTCCCGGTCGGCTTGCATTATGAGGACAAAGACACCTTTCGCACCGACGTGCTGGTCGCGTTCCACCGGCCCCTCGACCTCGACGCTCTCGGCCTCGATGCTCCGGCCGCCGAGTCTGGCGCCGACGCGGCCCACCGGCTGACTGAGGCCATCGAAGACGCCCTCGAACGGGCCGTTCACCCGACCGCGTCGTGGGAGCTCCATGCGCTCATGCACCGGGCGCGGACACTGATCGCCTGCGAAGCCGCCCGACGACGCGGCGAGCACGTCGCTCCGGAAACGGTCGTCTCTCGTACGACTGGCTTCGCGCAGATCTGGGAGGGGTACCAGATCCGGACCGAGACACACCCGGAGGAGATCGAGGCCCTGCGCCGTGACATCACCACCTACCACGAGTCTCTCCGCCAGCTCGGGCTGGACGATGCCGACCTCGACCGCCCGCCGCGGCTGGGGTCGAGCGTTCTGGTGGCGGGCGCTGTGCTCCAGGCGAGTGCCGTCGTGCTGCTGCTGCCGCCGCTGCTCGTCATCGGCTTCCTCGTCAACACGCCGCCGTACTGGCTGCTGAAGGGGCTCGCGCGGCTCGCGTCGAAGGCCGAAAAGGACACGGCGACGGTCAAGATCTTCGGCGGGCTCGTCCTCTTCCCGCTCGCCTGGGCGATCGCGGGAGTGCTGGCCGGGCTCGGCGTCGTCAAGATGCACACCCTGATGCCGGGGCTGCCGGACACGCCGGTGATCGTCGGCCTCGGAGTCGCCGCGCTGAGCATCGCGGGCGGCGTGGCGGCACTGCTCTACTCCGAGATCGCAGTCGGCGCGTGGCGCGGCCTCCGCGTCCGGATCGCGCGCTGGCGCCACCACCACCAGCTCGACGGCCTCCGCCAGCGCCGGGCCGACCTCCACGACCGCTTCCTCAACCTCGCCGACGGCCTCCACCTGCCGACCTCCGTCATCCCTGGCCCGCCTCGGTGA
- a CDS encoding methyltransferase domain-containing protein, whose translation MEATFTHDQVRTYYGQTLQATTDLKTTACCSDEAVPEHHKPILSLLPDEVMSKFYGCGSPIPPALEGMTVLDLGCGTGRDAFVAAALAGPTGRVIGVDMTEEQIEVARRHQQAVADALGHPTPTTEFLLGTMEDLAALGIQEGSVDVVISNCVLNLAPDKAPVFAEIDRVLKTGGELYISDVFVDRRLPEAVRSDEVLVGECLGGALYTEDFRRMMADLGWKDVRTVTERPIEVEDADLRDRLGNARFSSATIRAFKLPDLIEDRCEDYGQVAIYRGGVEGQRHAFMLDDHHLFEAGRPMLVCGNSAAMVQDTRYGRFFDVLGDRSTHFGLFDCEPAPSAGGEAAAGSCC comes from the coding sequence ATGGAAGCCACCTTCACCCACGATCAGGTCCGCACGTACTACGGCCAGACCCTCCAGGCCACGACGGACCTCAAGACGACAGCGTGCTGCTCGGACGAGGCGGTCCCGGAGCATCACAAGCCGATCCTCTCGCTGCTGCCGGACGAGGTGATGAGCAAGTTCTACGGCTGCGGCTCGCCGATCCCCCCCGCGCTGGAGGGGATGACGGTCCTCGACCTCGGCTGCGGCACCGGCCGCGACGCGTTCGTCGCCGCCGCGCTGGCCGGCCCGACCGGGCGCGTGATCGGGGTCGACATGACGGAGGAGCAGATCGAGGTCGCCCGTCGCCACCAGCAGGCGGTCGCCGACGCGCTCGGCCACCCGACGCCGACCACCGAGTTTCTGCTGGGCACCATGGAGGACCTCGCCGCGCTCGGCATCCAGGAAGGCTCCGTGGACGTCGTGATCTCGAACTGTGTCCTTAACCTCGCGCCCGACAAGGCGCCCGTCTTCGCCGAGATCGACCGCGTGCTCAAGACCGGCGGCGAACTCTACATCTCGGACGTGTTCGTGGACCGTCGCCTGCCCGAGGCCGTCCGCAGCGACGAGGTACTGGTGGGCGAGTGCCTGGGTGGCGCGCTCTACACGGAGGACTTCCGCCGCATGATGGCGGACCTGGGTTGGAAGGACGTCCGCACGGTGACCGAGCGGCCCATCGAGGTGGAGGATGCCGACCTGCGCGACCGGCTGGGCAACGCTCGGTTCTCGTCGGCCACGATCCGTGCGTTCAAGCTGCCGGACCTGATCGAGGACCGCTGCGAGGACTACGGCCAGGTCGCTATCTACCGCGGTGGCGTCGAGGGGCAGCGGCACGCGTTCATGCTGGACGACCATCACCTGTTCGAGGCCGGCCGCCCGATGCTCGTCTGCGGCAACTCGGCCGCGATGGTACAGGACACGCGCTACGGCCGGTTCTTCGACGTGCTCGGCGACCGCTCGACCCACTTCGGCTTGTTCGACTGCGAGCCCGCTCCGTCTGCCGGCGGTGAGGCTGCGGCCGGCTCCTGCTGCTGA
- a CDS encoding DUF1800 family protein: MLPPLPTAMHRRAFLTRSTSPARPASHRHAALVADLTPYTGPWTPTQAAHLVRRTHFGASRQDVVSALVAGSAGAAASALVNKAASRPLPDAPGWAGTITSDNGLNTLRVYEWQRAWYTEMAAGGLREKLALLWHDHFATGHEVYRHAAFAVEYLTFLREHAVGPFRPLLQGIGTRPAMLRFLDNEQNEAGNLNENYAREILELFSMGLTAPDGSPNYTQGEIVEAARALTGWTIDDANVRARFQGSRYDNGLKTIFGRRGRWDHDDLVDLIFEERGASVAHFLAGKLYAWFVHPVPNAGVVAALADVLVQTAFDVPAALKALLSSAHFHDPSVVGARLKTPMELLVGLQRELGLTPSQDVLEQFREVSESLGQEVLNPPSVEGWPGYDDPLEYRAWVTTGTIPERRGISEAAIFGDGPFPEVDPLPLVEQLSDRFDPYRLTRDLAAHLLAVPLTDAAADELAEQTVLDGVPMSYTREERQGFWTEIVVSSEPIARDRLRQLLAALVNLPEYQLV, translated from the coding sequence GTGCTCCCACCACTCCCGACCGCGATGCACCGCCGCGCCTTCCTGACGCGCTCGACGAGTCCGGCCCGCCCGGCCTCGCACCGGCACGCTGCCCTCGTCGCCGACCTCACGCCCTACACCGGGCCGTGGACACCGACGCAGGCCGCCCACCTCGTCCGCCGGACCCACTTCGGAGCCTCTCGGCAGGACGTGGTGTCTGCGCTGGTGGCAGGCTCGGCCGGCGCAGCGGCCAGCGCTCTCGTCAACAAGGCGGCCAGTCGACCTCTGCCCGACGCGCCCGGGTGGGCGGGGACGATCACGTCCGACAACGGCCTCAACACCCTCCGCGTCTACGAGTGGCAGCGGGCGTGGTACACCGAGATGGCCGCAGGCGGACTCCGCGAAAAGCTGGCGCTGCTCTGGCACGACCACTTCGCGACCGGTCACGAGGTCTACCGCCACGCCGCGTTTGCCGTCGAGTACCTGACGTTCCTTCGCGAGCACGCCGTCGGTCCGTTCCGGCCGCTTCTCCAGGGCATCGGCACGCGGCCGGCCATGCTGCGTTTCCTCGACAACGAGCAGAACGAAGCGGGCAACCTCAACGAGAACTACGCCCGCGAGATCCTGGAGCTGTTCTCGATGGGCCTCACCGCCCCCGACGGCTCGCCCAACTACACCCAGGGCGAGATCGTCGAGGCCGCCCGCGCGCTGACGGGCTGGACCATCGACGATGCCAACGTCCGCGCCCGCTTCCAGGGCAGTCGCTACGACAACGGCCTCAAAACCATCTTCGGCCGCCGCGGCCGGTGGGACCACGACGACCTCGTGGACCTCATCTTCGAGGAGCGCGGGGCGTCCGTGGCGCACTTCCTGGCAGGCAAGCTGTACGCGTGGTTCGTCCATCCCGTCCCGAACGCCGGTGTGGTGGCCGCGCTGGCGGACGTGCTGGTCCAGACCGCCTTCGACGTCCCCGCGGCGCTGAAGGCGCTCCTGTCGAGCGCCCACTTCCACGACCCTTCCGTCGTCGGCGCGCGGCTCAAGACGCCGATGGAGTTGCTGGTCGGCTTGCAGCGCGAGCTCGGCCTGACACCGTCGCAGGACGTGCTGGAGCAGTTCCGCGAGGTCAGCGAGTCGCTCGGGCAGGAGGTCCTCAACCCGCCGTCGGTGGAGGGCTGGCCCGGCTACGACGACCCGCTGGAGTACCGCGCCTGGGTCACGACCGGCACCATTCCGGAGCGCCGCGGCATCTCGGAGGCAGCCATCTTCGGCGACGGCCCCTTCCCCGAGGTGGACCCGCTGCCGCTCGTGGAGCAGCTCTCGGACCGCTTCGACCCGTACCGCCTCACGCGCGACCTCGCCGCCCACCTGCTGGCGGTCCCCCTGACCGACGCTGCCGCCGACGAGCTCGCCGAGCAGACCGTCCTCGACGGTGTGCCGATGTCGTACACCCGCGAGGAGCGGCAGGGCTTCTGGACCGAGATCGTGGTCTCGTCGGAGCCCATCGCGCGGGACCGCTTGCGCCAGCTCCTCGCCGCCCTCGTCAACCTGCCGGAATACCAGTTGGTCTGA
- a CDS encoding DUF1501 domain-containing protein: MILSLGLGALAGESRITHLPSTLSATPHTVLPMCDHHHHAPPRRAISLDYGRDHDRDHAAWSRRDFLTSATTAAAGAFLIGHGANARTVRASSHTPLLQSLGQAETDRVLVIIQLGGGNDGLNMVVPYTSDAYYRRRPTIGQAASSLMTLDEDYGLNGAMSSLDPMWGAGDLAVIHSAGYPNHNRSHFRSTDIWASASNHNEVRTDGWTGRTVDRMFPGHTQDPLEYPVAIRIGGASSLLTRGSAGALGMSFSNPDQFDRLAQTGQYYDESDVPATLAGDELRFVREIYNSGLRYRQAVYDASQAGSNDGGANYPGGSLASSLASVARLIKGGLPSRIYAVSIGGFDTHSNQLSRQPGLLRQIADSVTAFNADLGADASRVLTMTFSEFGRTIGQNGAGGTDHAEASPMLLFGPGVGGGLYGEGPGPILDSLPQNASALPMSVDFRRVYASLLGGWFGLSASDTASVLGGGFSVLDGLVAGAGPVSTTAPPEAGSLRLSVGPNPTAGHARVAVSLDGPAAVRVEVVDLQGRTVRVLADGTLPAGDTALPLDTAGLAAGLYLVRLRTPRDARTVSLTVVR; encoded by the coding sequence GTGATCCTCTCGCTCGGCCTCGGTGCTCTCGCCGGAGAGTCACGCATCACGCATCTCCCGAGCACGCTCTCTGCGACGCCCCACACCGTCCTCCCCATGTGCGACCACCACCACCACGCGCCGCCACGCCGAGCCATCTCGCTCGACTACGGGCGCGACCACGACCGCGACCACGCGGCCTGGAGCCGACGCGACTTCCTGACGAGCGCCACCACGGCGGCGGCCGGGGCCTTTCTGATCGGCCACGGCGCGAACGCGCGAACCGTCCGGGCGTCGTCGCACACCCCGCTGCTGCAGTCGCTCGGACAGGCCGAGACCGACCGCGTGCTCGTCATCATCCAGCTCGGCGGTGGCAACGACGGGCTCAACATGGTTGTCCCGTACACGAGCGACGCCTACTACCGCCGCCGCCCGACCATCGGGCAGGCCGCGTCGTCGCTGATGACGCTCGACGAGGACTACGGCCTCAACGGCGCGATGAGTTCGCTCGACCCGATGTGGGGCGCGGGCGATCTCGCCGTGATTCACTCGGCGGGCTACCCGAACCACAACCGCTCGCACTTCCGCTCGACCGACATCTGGGCATCGGCGTCGAACCACAACGAGGTCCGCACGGACGGGTGGACGGGGCGAACCGTGGACCGCATGTTCCCCGGCCACACGCAGGACCCGCTGGAGTACCCGGTCGCGATCCGGATCGGCGGCGCGTCGTCGCTGCTGACGCGCGGCTCGGCCGGAGCGCTGGGCATGAGCTTCTCCAACCCGGACCAGTTCGACCGCCTCGCGCAGACGGGCCAGTACTACGACGAGTCAGACGTTCCCGCGACGCTGGCGGGCGACGAGCTGCGGTTCGTGCGCGAGATCTACAACTCGGGCCTCCGCTACCGCCAGGCGGTCTACGACGCGTCCCAGGCAGGAAGCAACGACGGCGGGGCGAACTACCCCGGCGGCAGTCTCGCGTCCTCGCTGGCCTCCGTCGCACGGCTCATCAAGGGTGGCCTGCCGTCGCGCATCTACGCCGTCTCCATCGGCGGCTTCGACACACACTCGAACCAGCTCAGCCGTCAGCCGGGCCTGCTGCGTCAGATCGCGGACTCCGTGACCGCCTTCAACGCCGACCTCGGCGCCGACGCGAGCCGGGTCCTCACGATGACCTTCTCCGAGTTCGGGCGGACCATCGGCCAGAACGGGGCGGGGGGGACCGACCACGCCGAGGCGTCGCCGATGCTCCTCTTCGGCCCCGGCGTCGGCGGCGGGCTCTACGGCGAGGGTCCCGGACCGATCCTCGACAGCCTCCCCCAGAACGCAAGCGCGTTGCCGATGTCAGTCGACTTCCGGCGCGTCTACGCGAGCCTGCTCGGCGGCTGGTTCGGGCTGAGCGCTTCCGACACGGCGTCGGTGCTGGGCGGCGGGTTCTCCGTCCTCGACGGGCTGGTGGCCGGTGCCGGTCCGGTCAGCACCACCGCGCCGCCCGAGGCGGGCTCGCTCCGCCTCTCGGTCGGCCCCAACCCGACGGCCGGGCACGCGCGGGTCGCGGTCTCCCTCGACGGACCGGCCGCGGTCCGGGTCGAGGTGGTGGATCTCCAGGGGCGCACCGTCCGCGTCCTCGCCGACGGCACGCTGCCCGCAGGCGACACGGCACTCCCGCTCGACACCGCCGGTCTCGCGGCCGGCCTCTACCTCGTCCGCCTGCGCACGCCGCGCGACGCGCGGACCGTCTCCCTCACCGTCGTCCGCTGA
- a CDS encoding WG repeat-containing protein, giving the protein MTRFLSLLALVLLLPACDAFGGGDTASVDGYPVLFEGQWGFIDSEGRLVSTPSFDFADEVVGGLSVVRQGADWGYARPDGRVAIEPQFVAAGRFEGRLAPVRSAAEGWFYIDETGGRVGEAGYDIAEPLSDGRGAVRRGFLWGYVGEDGALAVDLQFAAVGPFAEGLAAVQTAEGWRYIDRSGAFAFATAFEEAGAFSEAGLAPVRELGSEVWKYADRQGRIAINSTFDAAEPFSEGVAAVRVDDKIGFIDRDGAFVVEPTLASAGAFSEGRAAVRFSNRWTYVRRDDGLIITSPAYSTAKPFRGGLAQVTTGSGNNLRVGYIDLDGAVVWEPTR; this is encoded by the coding sequence ATGACTCGCTTCCTCTCGCTTCTCGCGCTCGTCCTCCTGCTCCCGGCCTGCGACGCCTTCGGCGGCGGCGACACCGCCTCCGTCGACGGATACCCGGTCCTGTTCGAGGGCCAGTGGGGCTTCATCGACAGCGAGGGCCGGTTGGTGAGCACGCCGTCGTTCGACTTCGCCGACGAGGTCGTCGGCGGGCTCTCGGTCGTCCGCCAGGGCGCCGACTGGGGCTACGCCCGGCCGGACGGGCGTGTCGCCATCGAGCCGCAGTTCGTGGCCGCGGGTCGGTTCGAGGGACGCCTCGCGCCGGTCCGCTCGGCCGCCGAGGGCTGGTTCTACATCGACGAGACGGGCGGGCGCGTGGGCGAAGCCGGCTACGACATCGCCGAGCCCCTGTCCGATGGGCGAGGAGCCGTCCGCCGCGGTTTCCTGTGGGGCTACGTCGGTGAGGACGGCGCGCTCGCCGTGGACCTCCAGTTCGCCGCCGTCGGGCCGTTCGCCGAGGGACTCGCGGCGGTGCAGACGGCCGAGGGCTGGCGCTACATCGACCGGAGCGGAGCCTTCGCCTTCGCGACCGCCTTCGAGGAAGCCGGCGCGTTCTCCGAGGCGGGCCTGGCCCCCGTCCGTGAGCTGGGCAGCGAGGTCTGGAAGTATGCCGACCGCCAGGGCCGGATCGCGATCAACTCGACGTTCGACGCCGCCGAGCCGTTCTCGGAAGGCGTCGCAGCGGTCCGCGTGGACGACAAGATCGGCTTCATCGACCGCGACGGCGCTTTCGTGGTCGAGCCGACGCTGGCGTCGGCGGGTGCGTTCTCGGAAGGCCGCGCGGCGGTCCGGTTCAGCAACCGCTGGACGTACGTCCGCCGCGACGACGGGCTGATCATCACGAGCCCGGCCTACTCGACCGCGAAGCCGTTCCGCGGCGGGCTGGCGCAGGTGACGACGGGCAGCGGCAACAACCTGCGCGTCGGCTACATCGACCTCGACGGCGCCGTCGTCTGGGAGCCCACTCGCTGA
- a CDS encoding WG repeat-containing protein, producing MRPLLSLLLLLVLASGCDTFGGDDADSSARLFPARQDGTVVLIDASGRVAVTLDGYNYARAGAEGLTPARREGSPKVWDYYRTDGEVAFSVQADEALAPSEGRVRVKIDGKFAFVDTEGRFLINPYLNEAGDFSEGRARIRTTGSQWGFLDRDGQIVVPPTFQELGDLHDDRALFRRDGKVGYVDRTGAVVIPAVYDDARDFSDGRAAVKQGQRWFYIDTRDQRLGDGQTFISAGDYREGRAPVRTENPWEFVDGDGVRVIEPQFQGARAFKGGRAAVKMDGLWTFVRPDGSFLRAPEFDEVNDFAGGLAAVYLGNKVGYIDEEGATVWLPRN from the coding sequence ATGCGTCCGCTTCTTTCCCTCCTCCTGCTCCTCGTCCTCGCCTCCGGGTGCGACACGTTCGGGGGCGACGACGCCGACTCGAGCGCCCGCCTGTTCCCTGCCCGGCAGGACGGCACGGTCGTGCTGATCGACGCATCCGGGCGCGTGGCGGTGACCCTCGACGGGTACAATTACGCCCGTGCGGGGGCCGAGGGCCTCACCCCGGCGCGGCGTGAGGGCAGCCCCAAGGTCTGGGACTACTACCGCACCGACGGCGAGGTCGCGTTCTCGGTCCAGGCCGACGAGGCGCTCGCTCCGAGCGAAGGGCGCGTCCGCGTCAAGATCGACGGCAAGTTCGCGTTCGTCGACACGGAGGGCCGTTTCCTCATCAACCCGTACCTCAACGAGGCCGGCGACTTCTCGGAGGGACGCGCGCGCATCCGCACGACCGGGAGCCAGTGGGGCTTTCTCGACCGCGACGGCCAGATCGTGGTGCCGCCCACGTTCCAGGAGCTGGGCGACCTTCACGACGACCGCGCCCTCTTCCGACGCGATGGCAAGGTCGGCTACGTGGACCGGACCGGTGCGGTCGTGATCCCGGCCGTCTACGACGACGCACGCGACTTCTCCGACGGCCGCGCGGCCGTCAAGCAGGGCCAGCGCTGGTTCTACATCGACACCCGGGACCAGCGCCTCGGCGACGGCCAGACGTTCATCTCGGCCGGCGACTACCGCGAGGGCCGCGCGCCGGTGCGCACCGAGAACCCCTGGGAGTTCGTCGACGGCGACGGGGTGCGCGTCATCGAGCCGCAGTTCCAGGGCGCCCGCGCCTTCAAGGGAGGCCGCGCCGCCGTCAAGATGGACGGCCTGTGGACGTTCGTCCGTCCTGACGGCTCGTTCCTCCGTGCGCCCGAGTTCGATGAGGTCAACGACTTCGCGGGCGGCCTCGCGGCGGTCTACCTCGGCAACAAGGTGGGCTACATCGACGAGGAGGGGGCGACGGTCTGGCTGCCGCGCAACTGA
- a CDS encoding T9SS type A sorting domain-containing protein produces MHSSPWSPARTFGLFLAVTLGSGVADVVAAQSTTRLTTLYAVPVSAEAGPVRLVAHATRAAPLVSGTALIWTEAIVPVANPVVERDAVLPGPAALAEAAVTEIELGAAAPNPSRDRARVPYALPEAGRVHLAVFDALGRRVAVLVDGPQSAGRHTAALPTDRLAPGLYHVRLVAGETVHATRLTVVR; encoded by the coding sequence ATGCACTCCTCTCCATGGTCACCGGCCCGAACGTTCGGGCTGTTCCTCGCGGTAACGCTCGGTAGCGGGGTCGCTGACGTCGTCGCCGCCCAGAGCACGACCCGGCTCACGACGCTCTACGCCGTCCCGGTCTCGGCCGAGGCCGGACCGGTCCGGCTCGTCGCCCACGCCACCCGCGCCGCCCCCCTTGTCTCCGGCACGGCCCTGATCTGGACCGAGGCCATCGTGCCCGTGGCCAACCCCGTCGTCGAGCGCGACGCGGTCCTGCCTGGGCCCGCCGCACTCGCAGAGGCCGCGGTCACGGAGATCGAACTCGGCGCCGCCGCGCCCAACCCGAGTCGCGACCGGGCCCGCGTTCCCTACGCGCTGCCCGAGGCGGGCCGCGTCCACCTCGCCGTCTTCGACGCGCTGGGCCGCCGCGTGGCCGTGCTTGTCGACGGCCCCCAGTCCGCCGGGCGCCACACGGCCGCCCTGCCCACCGACCGCCTCGCGCCGGGGCTCTATCACGTCCGCCTCGTCGCTGGCGAGACGGTCCACGCCACGCGCCTCACGGTCGTCCGCTGA
- a CDS encoding class I SAM-dependent methyltransferase, whose translation MIFAIAMGMGLVEKRTPATSPSGSKVRTGLRARLFAWSLGHADHTQHRLYADRKRALFTQIEGRAGSAPVVVEIGAGTGLNAAFLPTGARWVVVEPNVHFHGRIREAAQAHGLTVDLRDGAAESLPVADGEADAVVSTLVLCSVADVSRSLAEARRVLRPGGRFVFVEHVAAPPGSLLRRVQRLVRQPWGWLADGCRPDQDTGRRLAEAGFADLQMDAFRVSGGVVAPHIAGVATR comes from the coding sequence ATGATCTTTGCGATTGCCATGGGAATGGGGTTGGTTGAGAAGAGGACGCCTGCAACGTCGCCGTCGGGTTCGAAGGTCCGGACGGGCCTCCGGGCACGCCTCTTCGCGTGGTCGCTCGGCCACGCGGACCATACCCAACACCGGCTCTATGCCGACCGCAAACGGGCGCTGTTCACTCAGATCGAGGGTCGTGCCGGATCGGCGCCGGTGGTGGTCGAGATCGGCGCCGGGACTGGGCTCAACGCTGCATTCTTGCCGACCGGCGCCCGGTGGGTCGTCGTCGAGCCCAACGTCCACTTCCACGGCCGCATCCGCGAGGCGGCCCAGGCCCACGGCCTCACGGTCGACCTCCGCGACGGCGCGGCGGAGTCGCTGCCCGTCGCCGACGGAGAAGCGGACGCGGTCGTGAGCACGCTCGTCCTCTGCTCCGTCGCCGATGTCAGCCGGTCGCTGGCGGAGGCCCGGCGCGTGCTGCGACCCGGCGGGCGGTTCGTGTTCGTCGAGCACGTCGCCGCGCCCCCGGGCTCGCTCCTCCGCCGCGTCCAGCGGCTCGTGCGCCAGCCGTGGGGCTGGCTGGCCGATGGCTGCCGACCCGACCAGGACACCGGCCGTCGCCTCGCCGAGGCAGGCTTCGCCGACCTGCAGATGGATGCGTTCCGCGTCTCGGGCGGTGTGGTGGCGCCTCACATCGCGGGCGTCGCCACCCGGTGA
- a CDS encoding dodecin family protein — protein sequence MAIAKIIEVSAISDKSFDDAVKQAYTEVSQTVRDVQSVYVQDFIYEPGVDQAGSFRVHCKVTFLVNNNAS from the coding sequence ATGGCAATCGCAAAGATCATCGAAGTGTCGGCCATCTCCGACAAGAGCTTCGACGACGCGGTGAAGCAGGCGTACACCGAGGTGTCGCAGACGGTCCGCGACGTGCAGAGCGTCTACGTCCAGGACTTCATCTACGAGCCCGGCGTCGACCAGGCGGGTTCGTTCCGCGTCCACTGCAAGGTGACGTTCCTGGTGAACAACAACGCGAGCTGA